In one Cloacibacillus porcorum genomic region, the following are encoded:
- the obgE gene encoding GTPase ObgE, whose translation MKFVDSLRMSIKAGRGGNGCMSFLRERFKPNGGPDGGNGGRGGSVIFEATNNLQTLADLEYMHHIRGENGGHGKGAARNGPAGEDKVIYVPCGTVIYDAETGEGYADLVEPHDRFVAARGGRGGRGNRYFASSARKAPRFCEQGELGEEVMLRLELRLIADVGLVGLPNVGKSSILAAISNAQPKIANYPFTTLSPNLGVLNTGDERIVIADIPGLIEGAHMNKGLGLEFLRHVDRTRLLVHVLSLESGDYDTIIQDFTVVRQEMEKYDPELEKRPYFVVANKLDEVDEGLAKELAERLAAYFKEKDILMIAASALTEEGIPELVKEIIKFVKDHPRPESNVRLYALEERVPEKTPLRKRNRIQIITLHGGGYRVMHRQLEKAAERYDFSQEENVARFTRLLRKYKVEELLEAAGAVPGDTVSIGYKDFDFYPDYYPDKLPDDEPDELIESEAEELSEDGTPLPDTDDDEEASEGGTLEEDENK comes from the coding sequence ATGAAATTTGTCGATTCTCTGCGAATGTCTATCAAGGCGGGACGCGGCGGCAACGGCTGTATGAGCTTCCTGCGCGAACGCTTCAAGCCCAACGGCGGCCCGGACGGCGGTAACGGCGGGCGCGGCGGCAGCGTGATTTTCGAGGCTACCAACAACCTGCAGACACTTGCAGACCTTGAATATATGCACCATATCAGAGGCGAGAACGGCGGACACGGCAAGGGCGCCGCGAGAAACGGCCCCGCCGGCGAGGATAAGGTGATCTATGTCCCCTGCGGCACGGTCATCTACGACGCGGAGACGGGGGAGGGCTACGCCGACCTTGTGGAGCCGCACGACCGTTTCGTCGCGGCACGCGGCGGACGCGGCGGGCGGGGAAACCGCTATTTCGCCAGCTCGGCGCGCAAGGCCCCACGCTTTTGTGAACAGGGCGAGCTTGGCGAAGAGGTAATGCTGCGGCTTGAGCTGCGGCTCATCGCCGACGTCGGCCTTGTTGGGCTGCCCAATGTGGGCAAGTCGAGCATTCTGGCCGCCATCTCCAACGCTCAGCCGAAGATCGCCAACTATCCCTTTACAACGCTCTCACCAAACCTCGGCGTGCTTAACACCGGCGACGAACGTATCGTCATCGCCGACATCCCGGGGCTGATCGAGGGAGCCCATATGAATAAAGGGCTTGGCCTCGAATTCCTGCGGCATGTAGATAGGACGAGACTTCTCGTGCATGTTTTAAGTCTCGAAAGCGGCGATTATGATACAATAATCCAGGATTTTACGGTCGTGCGCCAGGAGATGGAGAAGTATGACCCTGAGCTTGAGAAACGTCCTTACTTCGTCGTCGCCAATAAGCTCGACGAGGTGGACGAAGGACTTGCGAAGGAGTTGGCGGAAAGGCTGGCCGCCTATTTTAAGGAGAAGGATATCCTTATGATCGCGGCAAGCGCCCTGACGGAGGAGGGGATCCCCGAACTCGTCAAGGAGATAATCAAGTTTGTAAAGGATCATCCGCGTCCGGAGAGCAACGTACGGCTCTACGCCCTCGAGGAGAGGGTGCCGGAGAAGACGCCGCTCCGTAAGCGCAACAGGATACAGATCATCACGCTGCACGGCGGCGGTTACCGGGTAATGCACCGTCAGCTGGAAAAGGCCGCCGAGCGTTATGATTTCAGTCAGGAAGAGAACGTGGCGCGCTTTACGCGGCTGCTGCGCAAGTATAAGGTGGAGGAGCTTCTTGAGGCGGCGGGTGCCGTGCCCGGCGACACGGTAAGCATCGGGTATAAGGATTTCGATTTTTATCCCGATTATTATCCGGACAAGCTTCCCGACGACGAGCCGGACGAGCTTATTGAGAGCGAAGCAGAAGAACTCTCTGAGGACGGAACGCCATTGCCAGATACTGACGATGACGAAGAGGCCTCTGAAGGCGGAACTTTAGAAGAAGACGAGAATAAATAA
- the nadD gene encoding nicotinate-nucleotide adenylyltransferase, with translation MTEENRRIGIMGGTFDPIHNGHLLAADEAHAAFGLSEVIFVPTGQPPHKTNQRVTSAEDRYMMTEFATVGCPYFKVSRVEIDRVGSSYTIDTLRTLRTMPEYAGVEFYFITGLDAVLDIVSWKNPEEIMDMCKFVAVSRYGYTHKRMEELPSELRSRIIPLEIPLLAISSTELRERIKNGRSIRFMVPSAVEQFIRKKSLYKN, from the coding sequence ATGACCGAGGAAAACCGCAGAATAGGTATCATGGGGGGAACCTTTGACCCGATTCACAACGGCCACCTGCTGGCCGCGGACGAGGCTCACGCAGCCTTTGGACTTTCCGAGGTCATATTCGTTCCTACCGGGCAGCCGCCGCACAAGACAAACCAGCGGGTCACCTCCGCTGAAGACCGTTATATGATGACGGAGTTTGCCACGGTGGGCTGCCCTTATTTTAAGGTCTCTCGCGTGGAAATTGACAGAGTGGGGAGCAGCTACACGATAGACACGCTGCGGACGCTGCGCACGATGCCCGAGTACGCGGGAGTGGAATTCTACTTTATCACGGGACTGGACGCCGTTCTGGACATCGTCTCATGGAAGAACCCGGAAGAGATTATGGACATGTGCAAGTTTGTCGCTGTCAGCCGCTACGGCTATACGCACAAGAGGATGGAAGAGCTGCCGAGCGAACTGCGCAGCCGGATAATCCCCCTTGAGATACCGCTGTTGGCGATATCAAGTACCGAGCTGCGTGAGCGCATTAAAAACGGCAGGAGTATCCGCTTCATGGTTCCATCCGCGGTGGAACAGTTCATCAGAAAAAAATCCCTGTATAAGAACTAG
- the rpmA gene encoding 50S ribosomal protein L27 has protein sequence MAHKKGQGSSTNGRDSQPKYLGIKRGDGSFVNAGTIIVRQRGTKYHPGQHTGLGRDFTIFALVPGKVRFQTKANRKYVTIEPETL, from the coding sequence ATGGCACATAAAAAAGGGCAAGGAAGTTCAACCAACGGCCGCGACAGTCAGCCTAAGTATCTTGGCATTAAGCGCGGAGACGGTTCTTTTGTAAACGCGGGAACGATCATCGTCCGTCAGAGGGGCACGAAGTACCACCCCGGACAGCACACAGGCCTTGGCCGTGATTTCACGATCTTTGCGCTGGTCCCCGGCAAAGTCCGCTTCCAGACAAAGGCAAACCGCAAGTACGTCACGATCGAGCCGGAAACACTTTAA
- the rplU gene encoding 50S ribosomal protein L21 translates to MYAVIEQGGKQYRVAAGDKFRVEKIHAEDGAQVEFDKVILLGKDEGAVVGAPYVEGATVTAKILESGKDDKVIVFKYRRKKNYRKFRGHRQQYTLVQIEAING, encoded by the coding sequence ATGTACGCAGTAATCGAGCAGGGCGGAAAGCAGTACAGGGTCGCGGCAGGCGACAAGTTCAGGGTGGAGAAGATCCACGCTGAAGACGGAGCACAGGTAGAATTTGATAAGGTTATTCTCCTCGGCAAAGACGAAGGCGCAGTGGTTGGCGCTCCTTATGTTGAGGGAGCTACGGTAACGGCGAAGATTCTTGAGAGCGGCAAGGATGACAAGGTCATCGTCTTCAAGTACCGCAGAAAGAAGAACTATCGCAAGTTCCGCGGTCACCGCCAGCAGTACACGCTCGTTCAGATCGAAGCAATCAACGGTTAG